The region TCCCCTCTGACTCGTTCGCACAGGGTACCCAGGGTTCTCCCCGCCCTCCCATACAAGTTTCCTAGGAACTGACTTTGGACTTTAGGCTCACGAGTGAGTGCCAGGTTTGGGGAGAACCCTTTTCTTCCTTGCCTTAGCGCTTAGAAGATAAAGTTTCTCTCCACTGGAGGCTGACCGCTGAGGCCAGAAACTATCAAAAGTTTGTTCAGTAAGAGGAGGAGCAGCACACGTTTAGAACTTTGTTTTCCAACTCTCGGTGGTTCCCCTTCAATGTACAACCCCCACAAAGCTAGGAAGCCAAGTGACTTCCTAGGGAGCCTTTTGTCCAGTTTGCACTTTGCCTGCCGTTGAGATCAAATTATTTTACTCTGGGCCACCATCTCTCACATTTGCTTCTCCAGAGCAGATGCCCTGGGATTTTGTCGCgtctaagacaaaaggatggccGACAGAGAGTTGGGGGATTCACTCTTTGCTCTAAATGTCCAGTGACCTCTGTACTCCAGGCACCTCTGGCCCTGCCACAAGCTGCCAGTGGAGAGTGCCTGTGTTTTCTGACGCCTGCATTTCTCTGCCCACCCGCGACAGCCATACGCCCCCATACATCAGTACTCAAAGCAGCACCCCTAGCCTCGGACCCTGGCAGGCTGTTCTGTCAGTCGTCCCAGACGGCGCCCACCCCTATAGACCTCCCTTGAGAAGAGAGACTTGGGGTCCATCTCGACGACTGCCCTTCCCACGGAGGTCAGGGCTTCACTGCTCTTGGAGACTAGAAAAATTCCAGATTTGCCGCAGCAGCAAGGCCTGGGAGTGCAGGGAATGGCCGGCTTCCCTCGCATCTTTTCCGTCGGTGCTCAAGGCCAGCTGCCAGGGTCTCCTAAGTTGGGAGGCAGCAAAGGCCGCCTTTGAGCCACAGTAGACGCCTGACAGGCTCTCGGAAAACTGTAAGAACTTTGAAGGAATATTTGTTAGGGGAAACAACATCAGCAAAAGTTATTAATGTCAAATAATTCTCTCCAGAATCATATGCTGTGGAACATAAAGGTCACATAAAATTTCTCTGACAGAATGAGATTTCTTCTtatcagggggagggaggagcttCTACACGTCCTATGGATTTGTTTGAGCCTCAAAGCTGGAGGTTTACAATGGTTAATTTGTGTTGCATACAAGTAACTTTCTCTTTCCCACTGTGCTGCCAAACTCTATGGCCCTGTATTTTGGTAAATGAAgcctaaaaaaaatttttttttccctttcccttttcaaCAACTAAAGCAGAAGAAACATTGGTGGGGAGGGGAAACATATGACCCTGATTTTTAAGATCTCAAGTTTCAATTCACTTCCCAGTGAAGTTGCTTATGCACTCACATGGCACAGGGAGAGTTAATTCCTAACAATCCAATTCCCCTCCAGCTTTCTCAGAAAGGGCCCTAACACTCCTTGTCTTTCCAAAATCCTTGagatctctttttatttatttatcttttgtagGAACCTTTACTCCCTACCCACCTGCCCAGGACAACTCCCAATTCTTAAGCGGGGGAGATATATGTGGCCAACTATAGACCCTTCCAGAGCCTGAGCTCTTTAGGCACAAACCGCTTATGGAagctcccctgcccctccccattccAGACAAAGAGCTATAAAAACTCAAAAAGACGGGAAGAATGGACTTTAAGGTATAGATGCACTTTTACTGGTGTATTAAATAACATAGCagacattttttgttgttgtttttagaaaaaagaaatacatcttaATGTTACCAACAATCAGATTCCTAGGAACAATAAGAGACTAGACTGTTTTGATGGGATGATATTGTTTCTAATAACCTCTAACAGCTAAGCCAAGCAGCAGTGTGATTAAGGTCGAGGAAAGGTACTAGTAGTAAAGttgattaactttttaaaagaaggggATAAATGGTaggttcccctcccccccaaaatgCTAGAACAATGTGAAAACATTCTGATAATTTAGCTCCACACCCAAGCAAAGCCTTGAAGCAGCTGAAAGCCATTTCCTTTACTCTAATACTTGTCTCTATATAAATGGACATTGAAAAGACATTGGCCCAAGTTCTGGGAATGTGGCCCAATCCATTCCATGAATTTGTGAGACccctgccactttttttttttttttttggtttgttgtttgttttggtttttcctatCCAGAATCAAGTTGTGGAAATAGCCATGAGAAAGAAGCCTCAGTGCTCTGTTGCTACCTTGGCTTCAGAAACTATGTATCattgtatcattttaaaaagtaaactttccccaaagagaaaatatttatctaCACCCCAACTGAATAGTCACATTGTCAAGAGTCTCAGTATTTCCTGATGCAGGTCCCCCTTTTGTTTGAAATAAATTTGCTTTACCACTGAAATATACAAGGAGAACCAAAGACATTCTCACTGAACcaaccttcctttttttccccccacgtACAAACTCCATTCTCTgtcccattttaaaatttgtataggAATTCAATAGAATCCAGAGCACAGTTCCATGAATTGATTGAAAAATCAACAAAGACAAATCAAAGAGAGGCATAATAAGATAATAATTTCATCCAAGCTTCCATAAGGAAACTAAAGGGCCAGTGGAGACGCATGGCTGGGACCAACACATGCAAGAGCCACCCACCTTTGCTGTTGTATTgttttattggttacttttgAAGGAATAAGATAGAGAGATGAGTGTCTCCATCAAAACCATTTCACCAGAAAATTCTGACAGTGTGTGGCCTCCTCAATAGGAGCAGGAGGTGAGGGGGATAAGGAGGGCAGTTTTACTACTACTATCTGAAACAtaaagaacattttttcaggGGAACTgagaatgtatttaaaaaaaaaacaccaagcaTAATATTAGTTTTGGCCATTCCATCCTTATGACCTTCACATACTCTTTCATATATGATAATTTTCCCcagtatatatatagatatatcataAATCTAAAATATGGCATGTTTTCAGCAAACACAAACACTGCATTTTTTCTTTAGGATAGAGATGGCTTGTCTGTATCTTACAACTGCCCCACAGACTTGTATTAGTGGctctgcagtctttttttttttttttttttttttttaaagtagtggGAATACATTCTAAGACTTAGCATGGAAGTTACCAGAGCAGCTTTAGGACCTGAATGGCCAGCATGAGTCAGGAACACAGTGTGTCTGTTTAATATATGATGTTTCCAGGTCTGTTCATAGTGCCTGTGGCTGAGAACAAAAATGCCTTCTCAAGGTCTGTCCAAACGCCCTGCAGAGGGCGGATGCGGCTCGCTTTGCTTTCCTCCTTCAGAGGAGGGATATTGACCCAGAACTCAAATCTATACCTAGCTTAAACATTTTACCCATCAGCATGTCTGTGGTCACAAAACACTTCTTCTTTCTGTCACTTCTTGTTCAGACTATTGATAAGATCATTTGGTAGAATCTGTTTGGGAGCCATGTAATATTGACTAGGAATTAGAAAAGATGATCAGATGTAATAAGCCCAGAAACTACTTTCCTAaatgaacatttatattttacGTCAGTGTTCCAAGAAGGACTTTAAATACATcaacaaatatataaactaaTCCAACACTGATTGGACACTTCACTATCATTAAAcactatctttttgtttgtttgttgttttaggtGCAGAGCTCTATCTAAAACCTTCTGAAACAAACCATTCGAACCATGGCTTGAATCTCTCCAAtacattctttctcctcttttattGTAgagcttgttgtttgtttgtttgtttgcctgatGAGAGAGATAAACTGTTGtaaaaacatttgttaaaaagtattttttcccTGTAAACCTAACAGGAATAATGTGTAGTATCTACTTTTAATCAATTGGTAATATGATATATGGCATATTGTCAGGATTTTTGTTGCTGAAAGATATTTGTTAATTATGAATAATAATTCCTTTCTAAGCCTCACTTTTCTGAAGGTCCCAGATTATCTAAGAACCTGTGGCAGAGGCTAAGGTCCATCTAGTTCCACTGATGTTTTCCTCAACAACCCATTAGCAAAGGTGCAGCTAACCTGGGGGGAAGGCATAGGGACCTgggcatgtatttatttacaaggCAAgtatgtttattcatttgttcaggAAATGGCAAACAAATTGAAGCTGAAACCCAATGACGGCTTTGATTTAATTCTACAGGGTGGTGAAGAAAATATTTGGGCCCCATGATAGTTTCTGCAAAGAAAAGTCTGAACAgtcttcattaaaacaaacaaacaaacaaaaacaaaaaacaaaaaaacaaggaaatgCCTCTGGAAGTTATAAACATGAAAGCTGGcaatatatgcataaaatttaTTCCAAAACTTTATGACGTATAAAGGAAGGGAACTATTTTATACACAACTCAGCTCAGTCAGGTCTAGGTAGGGCTTCCTCATCTCTTAGAAATTGGcactatctttaaaaataaaataaagagatctCAATAATTAGAACAAACTATGAAGGTATTGTGCATTTCTGttttatgtaataataaaatattactttaacataaatatataagGATCTCTGCGCTTTTATTTTCCCCACAAGCACAACCAAATGTatcaaaacaaagcattttttaaaaagaaactgaacaaaaaaaTGACATCCCATATAGATCTTGCTACCTACTCATTTAAAGCTACAGAAAACCAGTTTTCAGAACCTTTTTGctccaaagaaataaatatacattgaGGCAGGCCACGTAAAACGATATGAAAATATTTCCCTGGgtagcattaaaaaaagaaaaagaaaaagaaatatagacaaagaaacatttaaactATTTCTGCATTTCAAAAGACAgatattaaacatatatacatatggtaaGGTTCAGTGGTAATGTCCATTTTTGTAAGcctaagagagcaagagagaaccCCAGCTTCTGACCTTACCTACTTGGTAATAAGTAACTGCAAATTCATTTCCTCCTTTTACCATTGGCTATTTGCCCTTCTCTGGATTGCTTCACTGAAGGCCAGTCCCCACACATCAGGAACAAGCAGTGTGATATAACCTGAAATAGCTCTATGGCATCTCCTGTGACATTCATTGGGGGAAATGAAATACAGGCAAATAAATATGCCCATTATAAGTCACCATTTATCTtgtaaaaacattgaaaatgaaacAATCACAGATGTTTGTAAAGACAATACTGGATAAAGCATATTTCCTAAAACCTTACCTACGGAGTGCAGTGCTAATCTGATGCTGAACCATAATTTTATGGTACTgagaatttaattttttgaaataacATTTATCTGATAcctaacaaagaaataaaatctgaaacaTTTAAGGTTAATAAAAAAGTGTTTTCCCTTTTAACGCCCTTTTGTGCTGAtaactatttaattttttaaactgatCACAGTTTTAATGGTGTTAATTTCAGTATAGCCattgccttttctgttttgttttcttacctaCACCTTCCAGAATATTCTATTGTGTGGGGAGTAAGCCATTTCCCATGTAGACAAGTTAAAAAAATGCACTGAGATATTaacaaagagggagaaaggaaatatttaaaatgtatccttctccttcatttgtcttttttaatgagagagggggggaagaacTTTGTTCAATCTAAACTGatatttttctgtgataacttaTGGGGGGGGGAAGATGGTGTAAAACCCAAAATATGACTTCATAAACAATGAAGTTGGAGACAAAACCTGtctatcccatatatatatatatatatatatatatatatatatatatatgctgtagagtatgtgcatttgtgtgttaaGAAACACAGTCTATGCATATGATATCATGTTGTTCCCGGGTTATtttctttaagttaaaaaaaaaaaacaataagaccAAGTAGAGGAACAAAGTTGAGCCACTGCTGCCATCACGACTAATCCCTTATAATTAAGTTATTAAACCCAAAGGCAGAGAACTACACTGTGTGTTTCCAAGTTCTCAGAGTTCTAATTTTCTGTCTGTTGGACAAGTCTAGCAATATATTAAACctcacattgtttttatttatttttttatttttttgagttctttcaaAACAGCCCTTGCTTGAAAAAATGAAATGACTGATCACTTCACTAtcgttgtttctttttctctcctaccCAGAAATACCGCCTGAAGATGAAGTTTACTTTGTGGTTTTCAAAAAACGATGATCGACACTCTGCCTTGCATAAAGCGGGCAAACCATACACATTTCCTGAATgccaacatttatttattttgtgtgaagCCAATCATTTCGCTTTGGTGAAAAGAGCCAATATGTGTTACACCAGGTCTGGGGGGtctgaagaaaacaaagttcATGAGCAATAAGAACAAGGGGCATCAGAACACTGGGAATGGAGGGTGGCCAAGAGCTGGCTTCTGTCCTCTCCACTGgataaggcaaaacaaaacagaacccagaggacagtttcaaaattaaaagtgggtattaagagaaaaaaaaagttgaacttGTTAATGTAAACTTCAATTTTCTTGCAGTGCAAATTCTTGTGGTTAAAATTtgcctatattttaaaaagtgtattatTCCCTCTTTCCTGATGTGGATCCATATTAAATAAACACAGCAGCACGTGTCAACTTTGAGCATTGGGGAGctgcagttttgtgtgtgtgtgtgtgtgtgtgtgtgttttctttttggtaatttatttatttagttttgccaggactcactctctctctctctttctccctctctctctctctctctctacacacacacacacacacacacaNNNNNNNNNNNNNNNNNNNNNNNNNNNNCTCAGACTTGattttcagcaccatgtctgacaactaatctttctccctctctctctctctctctacacacacacacacacacacacacacacacacacacacacacacatacacatacacacacacacttcattctcACTAGGAGACATTCTACTTCATTGCCTGGGTACTCTCGTCTGCAAAGGTCAAAAACCATTATTACACCTGCTACCTGATATAGGATAGTCCAGTGTTTtactttcctttctccttattttctctatttttttctccttttttaaggGACcgggaaaataataattaaaaaaaaaaaaaaaaacaatcagaagTTAGAGGGATAACAGAGGTCCCAGGAAAGACTGTGGACCAAAGGGGAGGGGAGCCCCAAGCTCTGCCCCTCCCCCGCTTGAGTTCACTGGACGGGCGTCTGCACCCCGTGGTGTGGTGGCGTGTCCCTACTCCCCCCATACACATCCTCGGCGCCCGGCAGAGTCCCTCCGGGAGGGgtcatccttttctctttctgtctcctgttaCAAAACCAAACTCTCACCACCTCCTTCTCCAGCTGTAAGCTGTCCGCGAGGGAGGTGATCTCCTGGGCCGAGGGCTTAGGGCATTTGAGGAAATGGCTCTCCAGAGCCCCCTTGACGCTCACCTCGATGGAGGTCCGCTTTTTCCGTTTGCGCCCTTGCGCTGCGATCTTGTCTATGCTGGTGGGGCTGCCCGAGGATGAGTCTGCCTCTTCCAACCACTTGTTCAACAAAGGCTTCAGCTTGCACATGTTCTTGAAGCTCAGCTGCAGGGCCTCAAACCTGCAGATGGTGGTCTGCGAGAACACGTTGCCGTACAGGGTGCCAAGCGCCAGCCCCACGTCTGCTTGAGTAAATCCGAGTTTGATCCGCCTCTGCTTGAATTGCTTGGCGAACTGCTCCAGGTCGTCTGAGGTCGGCGTGTCCTCGTCCGAGTGCGGGTCGTGGTGCGCGCCTGGGTGGCCCGGTGGGCCTTGTGGGGGAGGTGGCGGGGGCGGTTGCTGGTGTGGGTGAGAGTGCGGATGCGGGTGGTGGTCTGCATGGTGTGGCTCATCGTGGGCGTCCCTCAGGCCGTGGTGGTGCAGCCCAGCCGGCTGCCCTCCTGCGCCCAGCATGCCGTTCACCGTGAAGCTGGGCTGCGAATAGAGCAAACCGCCGTTGGAAGCTcccatggagggagggaggtgagcTGCAGCCGCCGCACTCCGCCATGCCCCGGGCCCGGGATGGTGGTTGGCAGCGTGGTGCACCAGATGTGGCGGtcgctgttgttgttgctgctgctgttgctgctgctgctgctgctgctgttgctgctgctgctgttgctgttggtgTTGTTGCTGCAGCGCTCCTGGCCCGTGCAGCTCGTCGCCTCGGCCACCCTGCTGTACCACCACCGAGGGCTTGATGTCCGGCTGGCCTAGGGGGCTGGTGGACCACGGGGAGCCGTCGCCGCCTCCCCCGCCGCCTCCCCCGCCTCctccaccgccgccgccgcccccgccgccgccgccgtggGACAGCGCGGTGATCCACTGGTGAGCGTGGCTGAGCGGGTGCCCGTTGCTCTGCAGCGCGCCGTAGTCGCCCTGCACCAGGCTCTGCGCCTCGCGGTAGCCCCCTGCACCCTGCTGCATGCCGCCAGGCGGCTCGGCGTGTACGATGGAGGCGCTGGAGGTGAGCAGGCTGTAGTGGTTAGACGCTGCGGTCGCCATGACTCTCGGAGCCGGACTGGGCGCTCTGGTTAAAGGAGCCGCGCATTTGACAGTTACTTTTCTGCcttgggctctctctctcctcgctCGCCCGCCCgcttctcccactctctctctctctttctctctctctctctcccctagcGGGCAGCTCCGACGCCCGCTCCGACGCCTTCTGTTGCTGCTCTTGCTATTACTGCTGCTGCCGCGCTGcctcccgcccgcccgcccgccctcgctctttctcctcctctccctcctctcgcTCTCGCTCACTCTCTGACTCGCTGGGCGCTCCCCCCTCTCCCCGCGCTCTCAAGCTCTCTCCCGCTCTCTTGGCAGAGCCCGCTCGCAGCGGCACGCGCCTGGGCCCcgccccctccaccccctcccattGGCTCTGCGCCCTTTGATTTACGTGGATACCGCTAGCAACCTCCCAGACCGGAGCCAGTGATTGGTGTAGAGCTGTacccccctcttcttcccttgggCGCCCAGTCTTCTCAGTCCTTCCTCTGGTACCCCCCACCCCTAGCTCAGCGATTCAGATTCTCTTAGTTCTCACCCCCCTCTCTTCTGTCCCCGGCCTCCACCGCCCCACTCGGATGGGCCCCGCCCCCCATCTGTCTCCTAGGCTGAGAAACCCAGCAGCCGGGCGGTCGGTCCAGGCGCTCTGGTGGACTACAGCGGCTTGGAAGACTTGTATGGGAGGGAGTCTACTTTCTCTTCCCAATAGGTCGCgcggggtgggtgggtgggtgggggttgtGGATGGTGGAAGAGAAAGACTGGGTCGCACCGAGTCAGCCAGCAGGAGTACGATTTCCATTCtcctaggaacacacacacacacacacacacacacacacacactcctcgtGCGCGCGCGGACCAACGTCATTTAAACCTAGAACGAGAGCCAAAGCTAGACTAATATCTCCCATCGAAGCCTTCTTTTCCTCTATAGTTAGAATTACAGCGCACAGGTGTCCCGTACGGATACTTTTCTCGTCAAATAAAGACCCCTTGCCATCCCCTTCATCCCAGTAACAAAGATCCCTTACACTCCAGATCCAATTTTATCCTAATCTTTCTCAAAAGACTCTCCGGTAGAAGCAGACTCAACCTACGCCCTGGCTTTTGAGTAACTCCAGTAGCACAGAGTTTCCTACTCTAACAGCTCAGCACTCTGAAACTGAAAACTCTGGAAGCGTGTGCCCCACTGACAGTCGAGTGCGCACAAAGGTTTTGGATCAGAGAGCCTGGAGCTTTCGTAGGCAGACCTTTGCCTTGTGCGAGGCTGCAGGGAGAGCGAGCTAGCGGCCTCGGACTGGTGCAAGCCGCCGAGCGCCGCTCTGGAAAGCCGCGCAGCAGGGGCAGcgcgtgttttttttttttttaatcgcgCTCCAGGCCTGTTTGTGCAACTTTCGCGTTAACCCGGGCAAAAGGGAGGAAGATCGACGAGCGGGCTGGTGCGGGGGAGTTCTCTCTAAGTAGTAACTAGAGCGGGGGAGGAATGGGGGTGCAGCGGCGGGAGTTGGTGCTTAgccttctgctctgcttttatCGGTAAACTCTCGAGCAGGACCCAGGGCCCGCTGCAGGGATCTGCCGGGAGACAGAACATCCTGCCTCCAATTCCCAAGGCGCTGGATGTCTTGCCAGCATGCGCGCCACGCCTGCCTGAGAGCAGGTTAGCAGAGATCTAAGCTCAAACTCCGGTCCTGGGAGGCGAGACCAGAGAGCACAGCCGGGGAGTGGGTCGCACGCAGGCACAGCACAGCGAATCAAAAGTTATTGCGGGTAAAAGAAAGACCCGGGGGATCACAAATGGCCTCCCCGCTTCTGCGCTCTGGCCCAGCGCGGGGTAGAACTCCGGCTGGTTCTTTCGGCCAAATTAAGGCTCAGAGGGAGCATTTTAGGGCCTCGGAGCATCTTCATCTAGACAGCAGAATGGAGCGGGCCAGAAAAATTCATCACGACTAACGAGATGTGGTGCTCTTCCGGGAGTGGCTGAATTGTTTATAAATCACCGCGGTTGAGCACCGGCCCCGGCAAAGAGCCTTGACTGCGAATCTCCACGTGTTCTGTGTTTATGAAAGTGTATGGAGGGGACAGAACCGGCCAGGGGAGGGGCGCGCCCATCGGAGCCAGCAGGACCGAGCTCCACCTGCTCACGCTCACCTGCTCAGCTCCGCTCCTCACGGCTTAGAGTCCCATAGCGAACGCACAGCCACTTAGGCTGCGCCTTTCCGGGCTGTTAGAAATTTAGTAACTTTGCGGGGC is a window of Mus caroli chromosome 4, CAROLI_EIJ_v1.1, whole genome shotgun sequence DNA encoding:
- the Pou3f2 gene encoding POU domain, class 3, transcription factor 2; this encodes MATAASNHYSLLTSSASIVHAEPPGGMQQGAGGYREAQSLVQGDYGALQSNGHPLSHAHQWITALSHGGGGGGGGGGGGGGGGGGGGGDGSPWSTSPLGQPDIKPSVVVQQGGRGDELHGPGALQQQHQQQQQQQQQQQQQQQQQQQQQQQRPPHLVHHAANHHPGPGAWRSAAAAAHLPPSMGASNGGLLYSQPSFTVNGMLGAGGQPAGLHHHGLRDAHDEPHHADHHPHPHSHPHQQPPPPPPPQGPPGHPGAHHDPHSDEDTPTSDDLEQFAKQFKQRRIKLGFTQADVGLALGTLYGNVFSQTTICRFEALQLSFKNMCKLKPLLNKWLEEADSSSGSPTSIDKIAAQGRKRKKRTSIEVSVKGALESHFLKCPKPSAQEITSLADSLQLEKEVVRVWFCNRRQKEKRMTPPGGTLPGAEDVYGGSRDTPPHHGVQTPVQ